A window from Candidatus Hepatobacter penaei encodes these proteins:
- the fliN gene encoding flagellar motor switch protein FliN, translating into MSVYMSDEEKENPGTQEGAEEQSPSPEEAIEDIQFKEGKAPKAAKNESATPEEFADALYGVPIKITTVLGAARMSIDHLLQLGRGSVIQLNKNVDEPVDICVNDRLIARGELVLVGGKLGVTVTELIKESL; encoded by the coding sequence ATGTCAGTGTACATGAGTGATGAGGAAAAAGAGAATCCCGGCACGCAAGAGGGGGCAGAAGAACAGAGCCCCTCTCCCGAAGAAGCCATCGAAGACATTCAGTTCAAAGAGGGCAAAGCCCCTAAAGCCGCTAAAAATGAAAGCGCGACGCCAGAAGAATTTGCAGATGCCCTTTATGGCGTGCCTATCAAAATTACCACTGTATTGGGGGCAGCACGGATGTCCATTGATCATCTTTTGCAGTTGGGGCGGGGGTCTGTCATTCAGCTCAATAAAAATGTGGATGAACCCGTCGATATTTGTGTGAATGATCGTTTGATTGCCCGCGGTGAGCTGGTGCTGGTGGGCGGTAAGCTTGGGGTGACGGTGACAGAACTCATCAAAGAATCTCTCTAA
- a CDS encoding FliH/SctL family protein, translating into MTIRKYIFERSFDEGKSQDTNVPVVRDGLVEEQREKSLQDKFQEGFQEGFQKGIESQANKRENDVLQVLSHIETKVKDLVSVYEAQNSEVLKLSVFFVKSILKKAFPHLSANQTLVASDLEEKILPVIKKLAGDKVKVFVHKSMAGFIESRLRSLAGVNVEVNIDEELGPGDCRLCWNESGFECLQERLGREVYALLDDMATVQ; encoded by the coding sequence ATGACAATTCGTAAATATATATTTGAGCGTTCGTTTGATGAAGGTAAGTCTCAAGACACCAACGTTCCCGTAGTGCGTGATGGTTTGGTGGAAGAACAAAGGGAAAAATCTCTACAAGATAAATTTCAAGAAGGGTTTCAAGAGGGGTTTCAGAAAGGCATCGAAAGCCAAGCCAACAAAAGAGAAAACGATGTTTTGCAGGTGCTTTCCCACATTGAGACGAAAGTGAAAGATCTTGTGAGCGTTTATGAGGCCCAAAATAGCGAAGTTCTCAAACTTTCTGTCTTTTTTGTGAAATCTATCTTAAAAAAGGCTTTTCCTCACCTTTCGGCCAATCAGACGTTGGTGGCCTCTGATTTAGAGGAAAAAATATTGCCCGTGATCAAAAAGCTTGCGGGGGATAAGGTTAAAGTTTTTGTTCATAAAAGCATGGCAGGGTTTATAGAGTCTCGGTTACGAAGTTTGGCGGGCGTAAATGTTGAGGTCAATATTGATGAGGAGCTTGGGCCTGGGGATTGCCGTCTCTGTTGGAATGAATCAGGTTTTGAGTGCCTGCAAGAGCGTCTTGGCCGTGAGGTGTATGCCCTTTTAGATGATATGGCTACCGTGCAATAA
- a CDS encoding flagellar motor switch protein FliG, with amino-acid sequence MVSRIINNNLRFNKDKAAALMLSLYGDAQKAVFGQMENRELWTLTPAMSNLGILDPTVVKNVLTDFLHLMHEGSMVSGNFSGTKKLLESMFGKDRMKQVLDGVESDEEGIWEQLSTVNENMLANFLKKEDIQTASVILARLTSARAAHILKMFDEDTSMDVIVRILKATPVKVAVLSEIQAFIKSEFMEEFKKGGTNAFDPHRVVAEILNAFDQVTGDRVMEFLEKQIPESAARVRALMFTFEDMLRIDSADIQKVISAVDKSELALSLKKVPMKVREHFFSNMSERAAKFLQEDIDGLGAVRVSDMEKAQRSIISVVKQMQKDGDIVIADAGSDDAMIA; translated from the coding sequence ATGGTATCACGGATTATCAACAATAATTTACGCTTCAATAAGGACAAAGCCGCAGCGCTGATGCTCAGCTTATATGGTGACGCGCAAAAGGCCGTCTTTGGTCAAATGGAAAATCGCGAGTTGTGGACGTTGACGCCAGCGATGTCTAATTTGGGCATATTAGATCCCACGGTTGTGAAGAATGTGCTCACCGATTTTTTGCACTTGATGCACGAGGGCAGCATGGTGTCGGGCAATTTTTCGGGCACCAAAAAACTGCTTGAATCTATGTTTGGCAAAGATCGCATGAAGCAGGTGCTGGATGGTGTGGAAAGTGATGAAGAAGGAATTTGGGAGCAGCTGTCTACGGTCAATGAAAACATGTTGGCCAACTTTCTTAAAAAAGAAGACATACAAACGGCGTCGGTGATTTTGGCCCGTCTCACCTCAGCCCGGGCAGCCCATATTCTTAAAATGTTTGATGAAGACACCTCCATGGATGTCATTGTGCGCATCTTAAAGGCCACACCGGTGAAGGTGGCAGTTTTGTCTGAGATCCAAGCCTTCATCAAATCTGAATTTATGGAAGAATTTAAGAAAGGCGGCACCAATGCCTTTGATCCCCATCGCGTGGTGGCAGAAATCTTGAATGCCTTTGACCAAGTCACGGGCGATCGCGTGATGGAATTCTTAGAAAAGCAGATCCCCGAATCAGCAGCCCGCGTGCGCGCCTTGATGTTTACCTTTGAAGATATGCTGCGCATTGATAGTGCAGATATCCAAAAGGTGATTTCTGCTGTGGATAAGAGTGAGCTTGCCTTGAGCCTTAAAAAAGTGCCTATGAAAGTGCGGGAACATTTCTTCAGCAACATGTCAGAACGTGCTGCTAAATTCTTGCAAGAAGATATTGATGGGCTCGGCGCCGTACGTGTTTCAGATATGGAGAAAGCACAGCGGTCTATTATTAGTGTGGTGAAACAAATGCAGAAAGATGGCGATATTGTGATCGCTGATGCAGGCTCGGATGATGCCATGATTGCGTAA
- a CDS encoding flagellar M-ring protein FliF C-terminal domain-containing protein, whose product LSVAVVIDGTYTKNEQGEEVYADRAPEEMEKYKRLIQAVVGYRQDRGDVVDVENLRFHRPEEESMGSSSWLPSLSEENLMRLAEIALLGFFALVLFFFGIRPYLKPATAEGAEGLQVAMAGAEGASLEDGEVAEGPEVEDNKQLKGWEKMPEDELRALVNKLALEKPERAASIVRLWMKG is encoded by the coding sequence TTTGTCTGTGGCCGTGGTCATTGATGGTACCTATACCAAGAATGAACAGGGTGAAGAGGTGTATGCAGATCGCGCCCCTGAAGAGATGGAAAAATACAAACGTTTGATTCAGGCCGTGGTGGGCTATCGGCAAGACCGTGGTGACGTGGTGGATGTGGAGAATCTGAGGTTCCACCGCCCCGAAGAAGAAAGCATGGGGTCATCTAGCTGGTTGCCATCCCTTTCTGAAGAAAACCTTATGCGTCTGGCAGAAATTGCTCTTCTGGGCTTCTTTGCGCTGGTGCTTTTTTTCTTTGGTATTCGCCCCTATCTCAAACCCGCCACGGCCGAAGGGGCTGAGGGGTTACAGGTGGCCATGGCAGGGGCTGAGGGTGCATCCCTTGAGGATGGGGAGGTTGCTGAAGGCCCAGAGGTTGAAGATAATAAACAACTTAAAGGTTGGGAAAAAATGCCTGAAGATGAGCTGAGAGCGCTTGTTAACAAACTGGCTCTTGAAAAACCTGAGCGCGCCGCTTCGATTGTGCGCCTGTGGATGAAGGGGTAG